In Aegilops tauschii subsp. strangulata cultivar AL8/78 chromosome 3, Aet v6.0, whole genome shotgun sequence, one genomic interval encodes:
- the LOC109761307 gene encoding uncharacterized protein isoform X2, producing MMRYLRRNLALYPYHLADYMCRVLRISPFRYYCDILFETMKNEQPYDSIPNFTAADALRLTGIGRNEFIDIMNKCRSKKLMWKLNKSIAKDLLPTQPVDFPIEPWWGVCLVNFTLEEFKKLSEEETATIDKICKEEANSYVLFDMKIIDDLYKRGLVYFDVPVYTDDRFKVSRLEGFVSNKDQSYEDPIEELLYAVFVVSSANATVAELAATLQADLYQLQAAASFACRLGWAVKLVDGDSVFKDEGEPPSLSNILSDDDEGSNASINSEKSNQQLLSIDTNGPRRISGTAHVGFVVDANVTSYLMMGSLSPGLKSHAVTLYEAGKLGDSCIAELCSDLASLEGKKFEGVLEEFANHAFSLRWSLECLKSGGVSTDDSTDKDGETMTPTNLLHENVTAHLANANIEDRAEDGLDKVPQDNCSTGVLDNKDENISSVSMGLPERGENMVRIEAQNDSTGTNVLMIKRKYSVDVLRCESLASLAPATLERLFLRDYDIIVSMVPLPSSSVLPGPSGTIHFGPPSYSAMTPWMKLVLYTAGHSGPLSAVFLKGQRFRLLPEPLAGCEKALIWSWDGSMVGGLGGKFEGNLVKGNLLLHCLNSMLKQSAVLVQPLRIDDLSASGNLVTVDIPLPLKNDDHSIASVVAQANLPKEQVFNLTSVLKDLSSKFQLTTLGYLRLLRLNNLVESDKFHPENASYQWVPLSLEFGIPLFNPNLCERICERVVASRILQKDDLTEHYDVMQNVRRRLRELCSEYQATGPVAKLYNKRGNSKDLPRTLINSISSRWDPANDPSAPTNTRTPSEHERLKLAVRQRCGTEVVGFDGRTVRSYSLSPEQDEATTKHISDEQSSTHEGKPDQEDAHSKDVTLPGLNLIFDGVELHPFDIGACLQARQPLWLIAEASTVSSTLI from the exons AAACTAATGTGGAAGCTGAACAAATCAATCGCAAAAGATTTACTGCCTACACAGCCTGTTGACTTCCCAATCGAGCCTTGGTGGGGAGTTTGTCTGGTTAACTTTACATTGGAAGAGTTCAAG AAACTTTCAGAAGAAGAAACAGCAACCATAGACAAAATCTGCAAAGAGGAAGCCAATTCATACGTTCTTTTTGATATGAAGATTATAGATGACCTCTATAAAAGAGGGTTAGTGTACTTTGATGTGCCTGTTTACACTGATGACCGCTTCAAAG TTTCTAGGCTTGAAGGCTTTGTTTCTAACAAGGATCAATCCTATGAAGACCCAATCGAAGA GCTACTTTATGCTGTATTTGTTGTGTCAAGTGCTAATGCTACTGTTGCTGAACTGGCTGCAACTTTACAAGCTGACCTTTATCAGCTGCAGGCAGCGGCATCATTTGCTTGCCGATTGGGCTGGGCTGTAAAACTTGTGGATGGTGACTCTGTATTTAAAGACGAAGGTGAACCTCCATCTCTCAGTAACATTCTTAGTGATGATGATGAAGGTTCAAATGCAAGTATCAACTCAGAAAAGTCCAATCAACAGTTGCTTAGCATCGATACTAATGGACCCAGGAGAATATCTGGGACAGCTCATGTAGGTTTTGTTGTTGATGCCAATGTTACTTCATACTTGATGATGGGTTCATTGTCCCCAG GTCTAAAATCTCATGCTGTCACGCTGTATGAAGCTGGAAAATTAGGTGATTCTTGCATTGCGGAACTATGCAGTGATCTGGCTAGTTTAGAAGGAAAGAAATTTGAGGGTGTGCTAGAGGAGTTTGCTAATCATGCATTCAGTCTGCGGTGGTCCCTCGAGTGTTTAAAGTCCGGTGGAGTTTCTACCGATGATAGTACTGATAAAGATGGTGAAACAATGACTCCAACAAATTTATTGCATGAAAATGTTACAGCCCATCTGGCCAATGCAAACATCGAGGACAGAGCTGAGGATGGCCTTGATAAAGTGCCCCAGGATAACTGCTCTACTGGTGTTTTAGATAATAAAGATGAGAATATATCATCAGTGTCAATGGGTTTACCAGAACGTGGGGAAAACATGGTTAGAATTGAGGCTCAGAATGACTCAACTGGCACCAATGTGTTGATGATAAAAAGGAAGTACAGTGTTGATGTCCTCCGATGTGAGAGCCTTGCTTCACTTGCTCCAGCAACACTAGAACGGCTATTTCTCCGTGACTATGACATTATTGTGTCAATGGTTCCTCTTCCTTCTTCATCAGTTCTTCCTGGTCCTTCAGGCACGATTCATTTTGGTCCACCCTCTTATTCTGCGATGACACCTTGGATGAAGCTAGTATTGTATACTGCAGGCCATTCTGGACCACTATCTGCTGTTTTCTTGAAAGGACAACGCTTCAGATTGCTTCCTGAACCATTAGCTGGTTGTGAAAAAGCACTGATATGGTCTTGGGATGGCTCTATGGTTGGTGGACTAGGAGGGAAGTTTGAAGGGAATTTGGTCAAGGGCAATCTACTCTTACATTGCTTGAACTCGATGTTGAAGCAATCTGCCGTGTTAGTGCAACCGCTTAGAATAGATGATCTTAGCGCATCAGGAAACCTTGTCACAGTAGATATCCCTTTACCCCTGAAGAATGATGATCATTCAATTGCATCTGTGGTAGCTCAAGCGAATTTGCCAAAGGAACAGGTCTTTAATTTGACCTCAGTACTGAAAGACCTATCCAGTAAATTTCAGTTGACCACACTTGGCTACCTTCGTCTATTAAGACTTAACAATCTTGTCGAATCGGATAAGTTTCACCCAGAAAATGCAAGTTACCAGTGGGTGCCCTTGAGTTTGGAGTTTGGAATTCCCTTGTTCAATCCAAACTTATGTGAGAGGATTTGTGAAAGGGTGGTTGCGTCTCGTATACTTCAGAAAGATGATCTCACTGAACATTATGATGTGATGCAAAATGTAAGGAGGCGTCTCAGAGAACTTTGTAGTGAATATCAAGCAACTGGACCAGTAGCTAAGTTATATAACAAGAGGGGAAACTCAAAGGATCTACCTCGCACTTTAATCAATAGTATTAGTAGCAGATGGGATCCAGCAAATGATCCTTCAGCACCAACCAACACAAGAACCCCAAGTGAACACGAGAGGCTAAAACTTGCTGTCCGACAGAGATGCGGCACAGAAGTTGTGGGCTTTGATGGGAGGACTGTCAG GTCATATTCACTCTCTCCGGAGCAGGACGAGGCTACCACCAAACACATCTCTGACGAACAGTCATCCACCCATGAAGGAAAGCCAGATCAAGAAGATGCACACAGCAAGGATGTAACCTTGCCAGGACTAAACCTTATCTTTGACGGAGTTGAATTACACCCCTTCGATATTGGTGCTTGTCTTCAAGCACGCCAACCTCTCTGGTTGATAGCTGAGGCATCAACAGTTTCATCAACCCTCATATGA